Part of the Micromonospora rhizosphaerae genome is shown below.
GTGAACGAGACCTTGGCAACGGACGGGTGTCCCACCAGCGCCCGTCCCGTCTCCGGGCCGCCGGTGACGACGTTGACGACGCCGGGCGGGACGTCAGCCTCCTCAAGCACTCGTGCGAAAGCGAGCGTCGACGCACTGGCGTGTTCCGATGGCTTGACCACCATCGTGCAACCGGCCGCGAGCGCCGGTGCCAGCTTCCAGGTCAGCAGGAGCAGCGGGGAGTTCCAGGCGGTGATCGCTGCGCACACACCTGCGGGTTCCTTGACGGTGTAGCCGAAGAAGTCGGGCTTGGATAGCGGCACGGTCGCTCCGCGCACCTTGTCCGCGAGGCCTGCGTAGAACTCGTACCAGTCGGGCAATCCGTCCAGCTGCCCGCGCATCTCACGGAGCAGCTTTCCGTTGTCGTATGCCTCGATGAGTGCCAGCTCGTCAGCCTTGGAGGTGATCACCTCGGCGATGCGCAGGAGCAGCTTGCGTCGGTCTCGACCGGACGTGCGCCCCCACTCCCCGTCGAGTGCCTGAGCCGCGGCGTCGACCGCTCGCCGCACGTCGGCCTCACCAGCCTCTGGCAGCGTTGCCCACGGCTTGGAGGTGAAGGGGTCCACGCTCGGCCGGCTGCCACCATCGGCAGGCGTCACCCACTCGCCGTTGATGAACAGCTGGTCGGGCACCTGTGGAGCTCGGAATGGGCGTTCAGTCATGTGGTTCTCACTTTCGGCTTGGGGTGTCAGCGGGGGACGGCTGCTGCACCAGCAGTTCGAGCGGTGCCAGGTGTCGCTCCACGGCCCGCATGATCAGCTCCGGGTCACCGGTCCGCAGGCAGTCGAGGGTCTCCCGGTGCAGCGACTCGACCGCCAGTGGGTCTTCGTCCTCTCTGAAGTAGCTCTCGAGGACGACGGTCAGCCGTTCGAGGATCTGGTGCTGCATGTAGGCGAGCACCTCGCTTCGAGCCGCCCGGGCCATCTGGTAGTGGAAAAGGTGGTCCCAGTGCCGTCGTTCCAGACGGTCGGCGTCCCGGCTCTCGACTAGGCGCAGCACGGACAGCTCCATCGCATCGAAGTCGTCCGGCGTGGCGCGCTGGGCACAGAGCAGCGCCAGTTGAACCTCGACGGCTCGGCGGGCTTCGAGGATGTCCGGTAGCTTGTCGAACTTGTTGGCGGTCAGTCCGAGGAGCGCCACCGGGATGTTGCTCGTCGCGACGGTCAGGCCGCCCCGGTTGCCGCGCTGGGTGGCGATGACCCCTGCCATCGACAAGCTTCGCACCGCCTCGATGACCACGGACCTGCTTACGCCCAGCAGCGCCGACAGCTCGTCGAGGGACGGGAGCCGGTCGCCGGGCGCGAAGACGCCCGCGCGGATGGCGAACGTGATCTGGTCGATGACCTCGTACTGGGTTCGGTGGCCCGGTACCGGGTGGAACACCTCGGCGAACCCGGGTGCGGTGCGCTTCCCATCCGCACTCATGCCACTGCCTTCGCGGTCACGGTGAGAATGCGGCGTGGGTTCTCGACGAAGATTGCCGCCAGGTCTGCTTCGCTGAGCCCTCGCGCACGCAGACCCGGTATCACCTTTTCCTGGATGCCGGTAAGTCCGGCACCGCCGAACCGCGAGAGGTGCTCTGACTTGCAGGTGTCCATCGACACCAGCACCTGCTCACGGAAGCCGCCCTGGACGTACTCGCACACCAGGTCAAGGGCATCCTCGAACAGCGTGGGGCGGTACCACATCAGGGTGTCGAACTCGATGTTGGCGCCGGCGTCGAGCAGTGCCTGGTGGTAGGAGCGAACCCGGTAGCTGTCCGCATG
Proteins encoded:
- a CDS encoding FadR/GntR family transcriptional regulator, whose product is MSADGKRTAPGFAEVFHPVPGHRTQYEVIDQITFAIRAGVFAPGDRLPSLDELSALLGVSRSVVIEAVRSLSMAGVIATQRGNRGGLTVATSNIPVALLGLTANKFDKLPDILEARRAVEVQLALLCAQRATPDDFDAMELSVLRLVESRDADRLERRHWDHLFHYQMARAARSEVLAYMQHQILERLTVVLESYFREDEDPLAVESLHRETLDCLRTGDPELIMRAVERHLAPLELLVQQPSPADTPSRK